From the bacterium genome, the window TATTAATGGCTTAAAATCATTTCCACCATGAGCATTAAGAAGTAAAAGTTTATAAATTTTATGATTTTCAAGTGACCAGATAATATCTTTTAAAATTGAAAGTTGAGTTGTTGGAGAAAAATGTAATACCAAAGGAAAACCAAAAGTGTTTGAATTAACACCAACTGGAATAGTTGGTAATACAATAACTTTTGCCCCTTTTTCTATTGCCTTTTTAGCACTTATTTCACTAATTTTAGAAGCAGCAAGTGTATCTGTTCCATAAGGAAGATGTAAATTGTGTGGTTCTGTTGAACCCCATGGCAAAACAGCAACTTCAATTTTCCCTTTTTCTCTTACTTCTTTTAAAGTCATCTCTATTAAATTTACTTTTCCCATATTTACTCCTTTTCCTGTTTAGTTGTTAATTTAAAATTATCAAATCTAATGTTCTCGCAATTACAACATACTATTCCATTTTCTCCTGAATTTTCCATTTCTAAATTATTAAAAGTAATATTATAAATTTTGGTTTCTTCATTTCCTTTTATAATAAGTGCCTCTCCACTTTTAATTATTTTTATATTGGAAAAATTTATATCTGAAAGTCGTGTTAATTTAATACCATTTTCTATATATAACCATATTGGTGATAAATTACTTTTAATTGTAATGTTTGAAAACATAATATCGTGAATATCTGCACCATCTGTAATATTTTCTGGTAAATAAATTTTTGGATGTTGAGAAATAATACCTCTTGCACCTTCAATAATTAAATTTGTAAATACACAATTCTGTATTATCCCATCTCCCGGACACCCTATTCTTATTCCTTGACAAGAAGTTCTTAAAATACAATTGCTTACAGTAATATTTTCACATATGGCAGGTTCATCATATAAGTTTTGCATAGAACGAATTGCTATACAATCGTCTTCAGTATCCATAATACAATCACTAATTATTACATTTTTACATGCATCTACATCTATTCCATCAATATTTCTCATCCTTTTATTTCC encodes:
- a CDS encoding glycosyl hydrolase family 28 protein: MGIYKIEDFDIKGDGKTINTEAIQKAIDTCNENGGGKIIFSSGIFKTGTIELKSNVQLHLERGCKIIGSENPDDYRELEANGFLMQRIEPKKEMTKNALIIASESENISITGYGEINGSGLSFYKNTPSDENGKYNKPNIPRPRIIMFYKCKNVFIEGVKFVDSPCWTIWFMKCEDINIHNIRIFGNKRMRNIDGIDVDACKNVIISDCIMDTEDDCIAIRSMQNLYDEPAICENITVSNCILRTSCQGIRIGCPGDGIIQNCVFTNLIIEGARGIISQHPKIYLPENITDGADIHDIMFSNITIKSNLSPIWLYIENGIKLTRLSDINFSNIKIIKSGEALIIKGNEETKIYNITFNNLEMENSGENGIVCCNCENIRFDNFKLTTKQEKE